The genomic segment GAGGAAATTACGTATTTCGGCCGATCTTCCGAATCGCGGATAAGCGAAATGGCTGACACCATGGAAAACCAACGTATCTTTTAGCAAACCGACCTGCTACTTAGTATTGCTACCTTCCATTTGACCCATGGCATTTTTCCCAGACGCGATCGCCGTTCTCAAAAAAACAAAAGATTGTATTACGTACGTGTTTTTAGGCGGGAAATTTACGTATAAACACTGATGTTCACAAAAACTATATATACAAAATTCCGGTATTTAGCGGAGGATATTGCCAGCCATTTTTCCCATAATGGGAAGTGGGTTGCTAGGTCCGAGTCAAGCAAACTTTTTTCTAGGAACTGAGCTTCGCTATTGCCTACCTTAAGCATTTTATAGATTTCTGTAGAGAAACAAGTAGAGGGTTACGCCATTATGAAACCAATTATCTCCACACTCCTAGCGGCCAGTACCGCTGCTGCCGGTCTAGCGATCGCCGAACCGGCTACCGCTTTCACCATTCGTTCTGCCAGCGAAGCCGACGAACAAACCCAAAGCTTGATGCAGAACGACTTTCAAAAATATTTCAACGAGGATGCCAACAATATTGCCGACGAAGTCAAGGATAACATCCTCCAGCCCAACGAGTTGGTTTTGAACTTTCCCCATCAGGTAAAAACTTATTTCATAAACGAAAACGCCAAATACAGAAACCAACTCGGGTTCACCGCTACCGATAGCCAAGGCAATGTTATTGCCGAAGACCTGATTTTTGAAGACGTTTCCCGCAAAAATGGTCCTGGTAGATGGCAAAGCGGTGGAGATTTGGAAGTTGGCGACTTTGTCGATTTAGGAATGTTCGATGCTGACACCAAATTCGATTTTTGGTTGGTTGCCAACGGCGACGAAGATCGGATTTTTGGTGCCAATCCCGAGGAAAATCCTGATGGCAGACAGCATTTAGCCGCCTATCGCGATTCCGGTCACGTCATTTTAGGCTTTGAAGACCAAATGGCATCCAAAAGCGACTGGGATTACAACGACGGGGTATTTGCTGTAGATTTTGGTGAAGGCAATGCTGCCAGCATGCCAACTGCGGTTCCCGAACCCAGCTCCACGCTAGCCTTTTTGGGAGTTGCTGCGGTGGGTTTGGCTGCTTATCAAAAACGCCGCCGTTAATCGCTTCGTCTAACCAGCAATCGTTCGGATAATATTTCCCTAAAGAAGTTGGCGGTAGCTATGGTATGGCTGCCGCCTTCTTTTTTTGCGTGGAAGTGCCATGGAAGCATGAAAATCCCTTTACTGTTGGGTAGCCATTTCTGTGAATAAAGCTGGGAAAGCGTGGTGCAAACAAAATCAAAAATACGCCATTATGCGTACGCGATCGCACTGATGTTTTATGAAAAATCAACATCCAAAATTACGCTATTTAACGGAAGCCTTTTCTCTGTTTTTTTTAGAAAATGAAAATAAGAAGACGTAGGAACTTGGTGCATCTACAACCGAAGTTTTTGGTTAACGAACAGCCATCTATATCTTTACCCAATCTCGCTTCCCACGCCAACACAAGTACACAGGAGCCATTCATATGAAACCTACGACAACCAGCTTTCTCGTTGCAGGTGCACTCGTGACTAGCTTCAGCGCGATGGCACAACCAGCCAATGCCTTTACGTTGACCACAGAAGGCGGTCTAAAAAACGTGGATGTTTTGGACCAAAACCAAATTCAAAGCATTGACGCTGCACCTGAAGACCTACAAAACTATATAAGAAAGGGAGGTAGATACCAACAACAATACGTCAACACCGAAAGAAACGACATGTCTGCCGATGTTGGCAACCATGTTCTAGATCCCAACAAAATGGTGTTGCAGTTTCCCCACCAAGTGAGTGCCTACTTTATCAATGAAGGTGCTGGCTATCGCAACCAATTGGGATTTACGGCGACCAAGGATGGCGAAGTTTTAGCAGAAAAACTCATTTTTGAAGATGTTTCTTCGCCAGAAAGCGTTCTTAGTAACAGCAACGGTCCTCTCAACATTGGGGATTCTATGAACTTGGGTCAGTTCGATGCTGGGACGAAATTTGATTTCTGGCTGGCTTCCAACGGTCGTAGCAACCGCATTTACGGTGCCGATGCTTCTGAAAACCCCGATGGCAAACAACACTTAATCGCTTATTACGATTCTGATTATGTGGTTTTGGGATTTGAAGATATCCACGGTGGTGGTGATTTAGACTACAATGATACCGTCTTTGCTGTGGATTTCGGAAAAGACAACTCGGCTAGTATGGCTGACGTTCCCGAACCCACTTCGGCCGTTGCATTTTTGGGTTTGGCAGGGGTAGGCTTGATGGGTCTTCGCCGTCGTCAAAGCTAGTGCTTTTTCTGTGAATTCCTGCAAAATCTAGGGAAAATTGTTTGTAGGGGTACTTCTTGAGGTGCCTCTACTTTTAAGATAGAAGTAGGGAAGTTCCAAGCGATCGCCAAGCAGGGAAAATCTACGCCTATCTCTTTTGCAAAACCACCAGCGATCGCGCTTCCACCGGTACAATGACATTCTCATCCTGATAGGTTTTGCCATCTTCTAGAAAATACGGCTGGGTGGTATCAATAATCGTAAACCAAGAACTCTCTTGCAAACTGGGAGGAATCGTAAACTCCAGCATTTCGTAGTGAGCGTTGAAAAACAGTAAAAAACTGTCGTCCATCACTCGTTCTCCCCATTTTCCAGCCGTCGCGATCGCATCGCCATTTAAGAAAATTCCCACAGCTTTGGCAAATCCAGCATTCCACTGGTCTTCGGTCATTTCGCCACCATCGGGATTGTACCAACTAATATCGCCAATTTCAGAACCGCGTATGGAACGACCTTGGAACCACTTGCGACGTCGGAAAACGGGATGCTGGCGGCGGAAGTAAATGAGTTGGCGAACAAAATCCAACAAGGCTTCGTTGGACTCGGTTAAATCCCAATTCAACCAAGTTCGTTCGTTATCCTGACAGTAGGCATTGTTGTTTCCTTGCTGCGATCGCCCTATTTCATCCCCACTCAACAACATAGGAACCCCTTGAGACAGCATTAGGGTAACTAAAAAATTACGCCGCTGGCGGTTGCGCAATTCAATGACCGATTCATCGTCCGTTTCTCCTTCCACACCACAATTCCAAGACCGGTTGTGGCTTTCTCCATCTTCGTTATCTTCACCGTTGGCTTCGTTGTGTTTTTCGTTGTAGCTCACCAAATCGTTCAGGGTAAACCCATCGTGAGCGGTTACAAAATTTACGCTGGCACTGGGCTGACGGCCGTTGTCTTCGTACAAGTCGGAACTGCCTGTAAATCGAAAGGCAAAATCTGCCAAGCGGCTGTCTTCCCCGCGCCAAAAATCGCGCACGGTGTCCCGATATTTCCCGTTCCACTCCGACCACAGCAAAGGAAATTTCCCCACTTGATAGCCACCTTCTCCCACATCCCAGGGTTCGGCAATCAGCTTCACATCTGACAAAATGGGGTCTTGGTGAATAATGTTAAAAAAGGCTGCCAGGTTATTGACTTCGTACAGCTCTCGTGCTAATGCCGATGCCAAATCGAAGCGAAAGCCGTCCACATGCATGGTTTCCACCCAGTAGCGCAGGCTATCGGTAATTAATTTTAAAACCTGCGGGTGGCGGACGTTGAGGGAATTGCCGCAACCGGTAAAATCCATGTAGTAGCGTGGGTTATCGTCTACCAAACGGTAGTAGATGGCGTTGTCAATTCCCCGTAGCGAAAGGGTGGGTCCTAAATGATTGCCTTCACCGGTGTGATTGTACACCACATCCAAAATTACTTCAATGCCACCAGCATGCAGGGCTTTCACCATGCGTTTGAACTCCCGTACTTGCTGTTCGGGATTGCGGTGGGTAGCGGTGTAGTCGAAGTGAGGGGAAAAGTAACCGATGGAGTCATATCCCCAGTAATTTTTCAATCCTTTGTCCGCCAAATGGCCAGGATAAGAAAGGAAATGGTGAACCGGCATCAACTCGACAGCGGTTACTCCTAGAGATTGTAAGTAAGAAATAGCCGCCGGATGGCCCAAACCAGCGTAGGTACCGCGCAAAGTTTCGGGGATATCGGGATGCAGCTTGGTGAATCCTTTGACGTGCATTTCGTAGATAATGGTTTCGTGTTCGGGAATGCGCAACAAGCGATCGCCTTCCCAGTCAAAAGATTCATCCACGACAATTCCCTTGGGAACCAGATGGGCATCGTCTGTTTCGGAAAACTCCAAATCTTTTTCTTCTGCATCCCAGGGATAGCCAAAAATCTCTTCGCCGTAGCCAATTTCTCCGTCTACAGCTTTGGCATAGGGATCGAGCAATAGTTTGTTGGGGTTGAAGCGATGGCCATTTTCCGGTTCAAAGGGACCGTAGACGCGAAAACCGTAGCGCTGGCTGGGGCCAATTCCTGGTAAATAACCGTGCCAAATAAAATTTTTCACCTCTTTTAAGGCGATGCGGGTTTCCCGGTCTTCGCTGTCAAACAAGCAAACTTCTACACCGGTGGCATTTTCGCTGTACAGGGCAAAGTTGGTGCCTTTGCCATCCCAAGTAGCGCCCAAGGGATAGGGATTTCCCGGCCAGAGCGGTACGTACATACCAGAACCTCACAAAACTTGGTGATTGCCCAAACGAGCATCTTTTATGCTAGCGCTTTTGGCTGCTTTTGGGAAAGAGAATGCGATGGTGCGGGAAACTACGGCCATTCTTGGCGAATTTGGGCAGTCATCTCCAGCAATACCGTTTCTGGGGAACGGGGTTGCCAGCCCAACTCCCTTCTGGCTTTGTTGCCATCCACCCGAACCAGGCGGTCGTACACGTAGTGTAGCCTTTCTCGACTAAGGGGTGGGTTCCAGGAAAACAACCTACCCACCACCTCCAAAATATTGCCAACCAGCAGAACCAGGGGTTTGGGCACTTCCACCGGCGGGGCAATGCCAGCATCTTCGCCGATGAGGGCAAACATTTCCCGGGCGGTCATTTCTCCGGCAGAGAGAATGTACCATTCGCCAGGGGGTGCTTTTTGGGCTGCTAGCAGCATGGCATCTACCAGGTCGTCTACGTGAACGATACCAGTCAAGCGATCGCTTTGTGCCCAAACTTTCAATCCCCCCTGTAAAAATCGTTCTATAATCGGTCGAAAGTGGGGGTCGTCTATTCCAAAAATGCCCGATGGCATAACACTCACCACCGGCAATCCGTAGGCTGCCCATTCATCCACCAACTGCTGTGCCCGGTATTTGGTGCGGTCGTAGGGAGAAGAAAAATCGGTTTGGGTGCGTTGGTAGCTTTCATCCACCACTTGCCCGCGGGTATCGCCGAAGACACCGATGGTACTGCAGTAAACCATTTTTTGGATTTTGGCTTCGCTAGCCACCGTCAAGACCGCGCGGGTTCCTTCTACATTCACCTTTTCCATCAACGCCGCATCGACAATCCCCAGTTCTACGTAGGCGGCGGTATGGAACACCCAGTCTGCCGCCTGCATGCCTTTTTCGAGAGCACTGCGATCGGTAATATCTCCATACACCAACTGTGCCTGGGTACCTTGCAGGCGTTCCAAATTGCTGGTCGGGCGCACTAAGGCCGTAACCTCGATATTTTGACGTTCCAGCGCTTTCACCAAGTGGGAACCGGTAAAGCCATTGGCTCCAGTAACGAAGGCTTTCATAAGGCTTTTTCGTACATGCGGTAGGTTTTGTAAATGGTACAGCCGGTGGCTTCAATGACCCGACGGGAGTTGGTATTGTCTTCCCACACCCAAGATAGTTCGGCATTTTTGTAGGGTTTGCTTGGTTGGGAACCATGGTGATGGTTGTGGTAAATCAAAGCCATAGCCACCATTTTGCGACGGTATTCTGGCAAAACGCAAAT from the Geitlerinema sp. PCC 9228 genome contains:
- a CDS encoding PEP-CTERM sorting domain-containing protein, translated to MKPIISTLLAASTAAAGLAIAEPATAFTIRSASEADEQTQSLMQNDFQKYFNEDANNIADEVKDNILQPNELVLNFPHQVKTYFINENAKYRNQLGFTATDSQGNVIAEDLIFEDVSRKNGPGRWQSGGDLEVGDFVDLGMFDADTKFDFWLVANGDEDRIFGANPEENPDGRQHLAAYRDSGHVILGFEDQMASKSDWDYNDGVFAVDFGEGNAASMPTAVPEPSSTLAFLGVAAVGLAAYQKRRR
- a CDS encoding DUF4114 domain-containing protein → MTSFSAMAQPANAFTLTTEGGLKNVDVLDQNQIQSIDAAPEDLQNYIRKGGRYQQQYVNTERNDMSADVGNHVLDPNKMVLQFPHQVSAYFINEGAGYRNQLGFTATKDGEVLAEKLIFEDVSSPESVLSNSNGPLNIGDSMNLGQFDAGTKFDFWLASNGRSNRIYGADASENPDGKQHLIAYYDSDYVVLGFEDIHGGGDLDYNDTVFAVDFGKDNSASMADVPEPTSAVAFLGLAGVGLMGLRRRQS
- a CDS encoding NAD-dependent epimerase/dehydratase family protein, with protein sequence MKAFVTGANGFTGSHLVKALERQNIEVTALVRPTSNLERLQGTQAQLVYGDITDRSALEKGMQAADWVFHTAAYVELGIVDAALMEKVNVEGTRAVLTVASEAKIQKMVYCSTIGVFGDTRGQVVDESYQRTQTDFSSPYDRTKYRAQQLVDEWAAYGLPVVSVMPSGIFGIDDPHFRPIIERFLQGGLKVWAQSDRLTGIVHVDDLVDAMLLAAQKAPPGEWYILSAGEMTAREMFALIGEDAGIAPPVEVPKPLVLLVGNILEVVGRLFSWNPPLSRERLHYVYDRLVRVDGNKARRELGWQPRSPETVLLEMTAQIRQEWP
- the glgX gene encoding glycogen debranching protein GlgX, with translation MYVPLWPGNPYPLGATWDGKGTNFALYSENATGVEVCLFDSEDRETRIALKEVKNFIWHGYLPGIGPSQRYGFRVYGPFEPENGHRFNPNKLLLDPYAKAVDGEIGYGEEIFGYPWDAEEKDLEFSETDDAHLVPKGIVVDESFDWEGDRLLRIPEHETIIYEMHVKGFTKLHPDIPETLRGTYAGLGHPAAISYLQSLGVTAVELMPVHHFLSYPGHLADKGLKNYWGYDSIGYFSPHFDYTATHRNPEQQVREFKRMVKALHAGGIEVILDVVYNHTGEGNHLGPTLSLRGIDNAIYYRLVDDNPRYYMDFTGCGNSLNVRHPQVLKLITDSLRYWVETMHVDGFRFDLASALARELYEVNNLAAFFNIIHQDPILSDVKLIAEPWDVGEGGYQVGKFPLLWSEWNGKYRDTVRDFWRGEDSRLADFAFRFTGSSDLYEDNGRQPSASVNFVTAHDGFTLNDLVSYNEKHNEANGEDNEDGESHNRSWNCGVEGETDDESVIELRNRQRRNFLVTLMLSQGVPMLLSGDEIGRSQQGNNNAYCQDNERTWLNWDLTESNEALLDFVRQLIYFRRQHPVFRRRKWFQGRSIRGSEIGDISWYNPDGGEMTEDQWNAGFAKAVGIFLNGDAIATAGKWGERVMDDSFLLFFNAHYEMLEFTIPPSLQESSWFTIIDTTQPYFLEDGKTYQDENVIVPVEARSLVVLQKR